One genomic window of Punica granatum isolate Tunisia-2019 chromosome 1, ASM765513v2, whole genome shotgun sequence includes the following:
- the LOC116188416 gene encoding exonuclease DPD1, chloroplastic/mitochondrial isoform X3: protein MGSLNDLHLISNDVALAFGSILGNARIFPGVFITCGNLIGTFSSQAQMRTVTMCFSILQFSRSGVPRFAGFWRGGFHSLSSSSRNNSNFRVVGSKTYGLEGGYRRRWIRRPASTKAEGRSKTADSNKSSNIRNEILEETVSATAAVNVNVARVTELRKIEYCDIQQNIAENKGLVSLVTIVVFDIETTGFSRENDRIIEIALRDLSGGENSTFQTLVNPQKFVANHHVHGITSRMVNRPDVPRMEDLIPILLKYVRSRQKPEGIVLFVAHNARVFDVPFLKEEFNRCNYVIPTDWHFMDTLPLSRQVVKAKESFFASPP from the exons ATGGGTTCTTTGAATGACTTGCATTTGATCTCGAATGACGTGGCGCTTGCATTTGGTTCGAT ATTAGGGAATGCTCGAATATTTCCTGGGGTATTCATCACCTGTGGGAACTTGATCGGCACTTTTAGTTCCCAAGCTCAGATGAGAACTGTCACAATGTGCTTTTCTATTCTGCAATTTTCAAGAAGCGGAGTTCCTAGATTTGCAGGGTTTTGGCGAGGAGGTTTCCACAGTCTGAGTTCGAGCTCCAGGAACAATTCTAATTTCAGAGTAGTTGGTTCCAAAACATATGGGCTTGAAGGCGGATACAGAAGAAGATGGATACGTAGGCCAGCTTCCACAAAAGCGGAAGGGAGGAGCAAAACTGCTGATAGCAATAAATCCAGTAATATCAGGAATGAGATTTTGGAAGAAACGGTTTCTGCAACTGCTGCTGTAAATGTAAACGTGGCCAGGGTCACTGAGTTGCGCAAGATTGAATATTGTGATATTCAACAAAACATCGCTGAGAACAAAGGCTTGGTGAGCCTTGTAACCATAGTTGTCTTTGATATCGAGACTACTGGGTTCAGCAGAGAGAATGATCGGATCATTGAAATTGCACTTCGAGATCTCAGCGGTGGTGAAAATAGCACTTTCCAGACATTGGTGAATCCTCAAAAGTTTGTCGCAAATCATCATGTCCATGGCATTACATCTCGTATGGTGAACAGACCCGATGTTCCCAG GATGGAAGACCTGATACCCATCCTGTTGAAGTATGTTCGAAGTCGCCAGAAACCTGAGGGGATAGTTTTGTTTGTTGCCCATAATGCTCGCGTTTTCGATGTGCCTTTTCTGAAAGAGGAGTTCAATCGGTGTAATTATGTGATTCCAACCGATTGGCATTTCATGGACACGCTTCCTCTCTCTCGGCAAGTGGTGAAAGCTAaag AAAGTTTCTTTGCAAGCCCTCCGTGA
- the LOC116188416 gene encoding exonuclease DPD1, chloroplastic/mitochondrial isoform X1: MGSLNDLHLISNDVALAFGSILGNARIFPGVFITCGNLIGTFSSQAQMRTVTMCFSILQFSRSGVPRFAGFWRGGFHSLSSSSRNNSNFRVVGSKTYGLEGGYRRRWIRRPASTKAEGRSKTADSNKSSNIRNEILEETVSATAAVNVNVARVTELRKIEYCDIQQNIAENKGLVSLVTIVVFDIETTGFSRENDRIIEIALRDLSGGENSTFQTLVNPQKFVANHHVHGITSRMVNRPDVPRMEDLIPILLKYVRSRQKPEGIVLFVAHNARVFDVPFLKEEFNRCNYVIPTDWHFMDTLPLSRQVVKAKGQKVSLQALREYYKIESVGSAHRAMADVNLLSIIFQRLTFDLKMSVSNILEISFAPTELNTNKKKKDSS; the protein is encoded by the exons ATGGGTTCTTTGAATGACTTGCATTTGATCTCGAATGACGTGGCGCTTGCATTTGGTTCGAT ATTAGGGAATGCTCGAATATTTCCTGGGGTATTCATCACCTGTGGGAACTTGATCGGCACTTTTAGTTCCCAAGCTCAGATGAGAACTGTCACAATGTGCTTTTCTATTCTGCAATTTTCAAGAAGCGGAGTTCCTAGATTTGCAGGGTTTTGGCGAGGAGGTTTCCACAGTCTGAGTTCGAGCTCCAGGAACAATTCTAATTTCAGAGTAGTTGGTTCCAAAACATATGGGCTTGAAGGCGGATACAGAAGAAGATGGATACGTAGGCCAGCTTCCACAAAAGCGGAAGGGAGGAGCAAAACTGCTGATAGCAATAAATCCAGTAATATCAGGAATGAGATTTTGGAAGAAACGGTTTCTGCAACTGCTGCTGTAAATGTAAACGTGGCCAGGGTCACTGAGTTGCGCAAGATTGAATATTGTGATATTCAACAAAACATCGCTGAGAACAAAGGCTTGGTGAGCCTTGTAACCATAGTTGTCTTTGATATCGAGACTACTGGGTTCAGCAGAGAGAATGATCGGATCATTGAAATTGCACTTCGAGATCTCAGCGGTGGTGAAAATAGCACTTTCCAGACATTGGTGAATCCTCAAAAGTTTGTCGCAAATCATCATGTCCATGGCATTACATCTCGTATGGTGAACAGACCCGATGTTCCCAG GATGGAAGACCTGATACCCATCCTGTTGAAGTATGTTCGAAGTCGCCAGAAACCTGAGGGGATAGTTTTGTTTGTTGCCCATAATGCTCGCGTTTTCGATGTGCCTTTTCTGAAAGAGGAGTTCAATCGGTGTAATTATGTGATTCCAACCGATTGGCATTTCATGGACACGCTTCCTCTCTCTCGGCAAGTGGTGAAAGCTAaag GACAGAAAGTTTCTTTGCAAGCCCTCCGTGAGTACTACAAGATTGAATCGGTTGGTTCAGCTCACAGGGCCATGGCCGATGTGAACTTGCTGTCAATTATTTTCCAGAGATTGACTTTCGACTTGAAGATGTCTGTCTCAAACATTCTCGAGATTTCTTTTGCACCCACGGAGTTAAATActaataagaagaagaaggattcAAGCTAG
- the LOC116188416 gene encoding exonuclease DPD1, chloroplastic/mitochondrial isoform X2, with protein MRTVTMCFSILQFSRSGVPRFAGFWRGGFHSLSSSSRNNSNFRVVGSKTYGLEGGYRRRWIRRPASTKAEGRSKTADSNKSSNIRNEILEETVSATAAVNVNVARVTELRKIEYCDIQQNIAENKGLVSLVTIVVFDIETTGFSRENDRIIEIALRDLSGGENSTFQTLVNPQKFVANHHVHGITSRMVNRPDVPRMEDLIPILLKYVRSRQKPEGIVLFVAHNARVFDVPFLKEEFNRCNYVIPTDWHFMDTLPLSRQVVKAKGQKVSLQALREYYKIESVGSAHRAMADVNLLSIIFQRLTFDLKMSVSNILEISFAPTELNTNKKKKDSS; from the exons ATGAGAACTGTCACAATGTGCTTTTCTATTCTGCAATTTTCAAGAAGCGGAGTTCCTAGATTTGCAGGGTTTTGGCGAGGAGGTTTCCACAGTCTGAGTTCGAGCTCCAGGAACAATTCTAATTTCAGAGTAGTTGGTTCCAAAACATATGGGCTTGAAGGCGGATACAGAAGAAGATGGATACGTAGGCCAGCTTCCACAAAAGCGGAAGGGAGGAGCAAAACTGCTGATAGCAATAAATCCAGTAATATCAGGAATGAGATTTTGGAAGAAACGGTTTCTGCAACTGCTGCTGTAAATGTAAACGTGGCCAGGGTCACTGAGTTGCGCAAGATTGAATATTGTGATATTCAACAAAACATCGCTGAGAACAAAGGCTTGGTGAGCCTTGTAACCATAGTTGTCTTTGATATCGAGACTACTGGGTTCAGCAGAGAGAATGATCGGATCATTGAAATTGCACTTCGAGATCTCAGCGGTGGTGAAAATAGCACTTTCCAGACATTGGTGAATCCTCAAAAGTTTGTCGCAAATCATCATGTCCATGGCATTACATCTCGTATGGTGAACAGACCCGATGTTCCCAG GATGGAAGACCTGATACCCATCCTGTTGAAGTATGTTCGAAGTCGCCAGAAACCTGAGGGGATAGTTTTGTTTGTTGCCCATAATGCTCGCGTTTTCGATGTGCCTTTTCTGAAAGAGGAGTTCAATCGGTGTAATTATGTGATTCCAACCGATTGGCATTTCATGGACACGCTTCCTCTCTCTCGGCAAGTGGTGAAAGCTAaag GACAGAAAGTTTCTTTGCAAGCCCTCCGTGAGTACTACAAGATTGAATCGGTTGGTTCAGCTCACAGGGCCATGGCCGATGTGAACTTGCTGTCAATTATTTTCCAGAGATTGACTTTCGACTTGAAGATGTCTGTCTCAAACATTCTCGAGATTTCTTTTGCACCCACGGAGTTAAATActaataagaagaagaaggattcAAGCTAG